Within the bacterium genome, the region GTGGGCCTGCTTGAGCTGGGTCTCGAGTTGCCGGCGTCCCGTCTCGTGCTCCCGCGCCTCGGCGACGAGCCGGCGCACGCGCCGCCGCTGGCGCCGGTTGTCGAACCCGAGCCAGACCGCTGCGGCGAGAACCCCGAGAAGGGGCAGAAGCCATTCCAAATGCAGGTTTTCCGTCATGGGACCTCGAGGGAGAAGGCTGTGTATGGTCCTCAGACTACACGAGTTCCGGCATTTCGACAACAGATATCAGGGCCACCTGCGAAATAAGTGAGGGGCGGACCGGGTCCGCCCCTCGAGGCTCTACTGGAGGTTGGCGAACCGCTGCTCTAGCGGAACATCGCCTTGACCGAACCGAGCGAGATGTCCTCGACACCCACGGCGCAGTTCACGATGGGGATCCCATCGGCGTACGGCTCGAGCTTGAAGGCGCCGAACGTGTACGTGTAGATGCCGGTGGCGTTGTTGTAGCACTGGCCTTCCATCACGTCGGCGAAGTTGTAGAAGTAGTCGTCGAAGATCAGCACGGTGCCGTCCAGGGCGATCACGTTCCACTCGCCGAAGCCCAGGTCGAAGCCGGGGGGCACTTCCATGCCGTCCTGGATCGTGATCTGGACGCTCTCCCAGGGCTCGCCGTCGGCGATGACCTGGGCGGCGGTCAGCACGTACGGGGCCAGGGGCGCGCCGGAACCGGTCTGCAGCACGTAGCCGTACAGGCCGGCCGAGACCACGTCGATCTCGGTCATGTCGAAGTACTCCTTGATCTCGCCGCAGATCGACACGATGTCGCCGGGGGCCAGGCCCGGGTCGCCACCCGTGTAGACCCAGATGCCGCTGTACTCGCCGGTGGCGGGCTCGGCACCCGTGGGCACCTGCTGGCCCCAGAAGCCGATGGAGCGGACGGCCGTCACGATGACGTCGCAGGGCACGCCCAGCGTACCGGGAGCGTGGTTCACGGGATCGGTCTGGATGTCGAAAATGCGGTCGCCGCACGCCTGGGCGGCGCCGGCGGAAACGAGGATGACCAACAGAGTAGCGAGAGCAATCTTCTTCATTGAGGTCCCTCCAGTAACTTGGGCCGCACCCGGCGAGGGGGCGAAAAAACACGGAATCCCGTTGTTTTCCAGTCGATGCAGCGCAAGTTTCCGTTTGCGGCCGAAATTTGTTGTCGTGAAAAGCCCATTCCGAGCCTCGAAACGCACAATATCATGCAATCCGATGCCTGTCTACGAAAAAAAAGAGGATTTTGTGGTTTTGAGCCGCTTTTTCCATCTGTTAACATGCGCGGGCGGACGAGATCTCACGCAAGCACCTGCCAATGAAGGGACAAGGAGCCGTGGAGTACGCCAACATCCTCTGCCGGGTCGACGCCGGCATCGCCTCCGTGACGGTCAACCGGCCGGACAAGATGAACGCCCTGAACGCCGCGACCATCGGCGAACTGGACTGCTGCTTCGCGGCCCTGGCGGGTGATCCGGCCGTCCGGGTGGTCATCCTGACCGGCGCCGGCGAGAAGGCCTTCGTGGCGGGGGCCGACATCGGCGAACTGGCCGACCTGGCGGCCGGGGCCGGCGAAAGGCTGGCCGCGCGGGGCCAGGCCCTGATGAACCGCATCGAGAACCTGGGCAAACCGGTCATCGCGGCCATCAACGGCTTCGCCCTGGGCGGCGGTTGCGAACTGGCCATGGCCTGCACTTTCCGCTACGCCGCGGACGGCGCCAAGCTGGGGCTGCCCGAGACGGGGCTCGGCCTGATTCCGGGCTTCGGCGGCACCCAGCGCCTGCCGCGCCTGGTGGGGCGGGGGCGGGCGGCCGAGATGATCCTGCTGGGCAACATGATCGGGGCGGTCGACGCCATGGCCATCGGGCTGGTGAACAAGGTCTATCCCCGGGAGGAATTCGCCGATTCGGTGCGGCTCGTGGCCGAGGCCATCGCGGGCAAGTCGACCCTCACGACCCGCCTGGCCCTGCAGGCGGTCAACGACGGCCAGCAGGTCGACCAGGACAGCGGCTGCCGGCTGGAGGCGGCCCTGTTCGGGATCGCCGCGGCCTCGGCCGACGCCCACGAGGGGTGCGCCGCGTTCCTGGCCAAGCGCAAACCCGAATTCCGCGACAAATAGGACTTTCCAGGTCCATGAGACCCCGGCGGGGGCTGTCAATTATCTTTTGGGCGGCCCCCGCCGACCTATTATGTTAGCGACATAACAGCATCACCCGCGTCTCCTTCCCGAGCCCGAGAGGGGTGTTCCATGAGCGACCGGACTGCCGTTGACCTGCCCTCCATGGAAGTCAACGAGGAGCTCTGCAAGGGCTGCCAACTCTGCATCGACGTGTGCCCCAAGAGCGTCATCGCCATCAGCGAGAAGCTCAACAGCGCCAGCTATCATCCGGCGTACTACACGGGGGCCGACTGCACCGGCTGCGGGCTGTGCTTCTACGCCTGCCCCGAGCCGGGCGCCATCCGCGTCGTCAAGCCCTAGGGCCGCGATTCCGGCGGCCCGGGCCGCCGTCCTGTTCCGACGGATCCACAACACGGGAGAGAAGTCCATGGCCAGACAATTCATGAAGGGCAACGACGCGATCATCGTCGGCGCCCTGGCGGCCGGGTGCCGGGCCTACTACGGCTACCCCATCACCCCCGCCAGCGAGATCGCCCACGCGGCGGCCCAGCACTTCCCGGCTCTCGGCGGCGTCTTCATCCAGGCCGAGAGCGAGGTCTCGGCCATCAACATGGTCTACGGCACCGCCGGCATGGGGGTGCGCACCATGACCGCCTCGTCCAGCCCCGGCTTCAGCCTCAAGCAGGAGGGCCTGAGCTACTGCGCCGGCGCCGAACTGCCCTGCGTCGTGGTGAACATCGTGCGCGGCGGTCCCGGCCTGGGCAACATCGCCCCCGAGCAGGCGGACTACTTCCAGATCACCAAGGGCGGCGGCCACGGCAACTACCGCCTGATCACGCTGGCGCCGAACGGGGCGCAGGAAATGTGCGACCTGACCATGCTGGCTTTCGACCTGGCCGACACCTACCGCAACCCGGCCTGCATCATGGCCGACGGCATCACCGGCCAGATGATGGAGGTCGTCGAGATCCCCGAGGCCAAGCCGGTCCCGTTCGACCACAGCAGCTGGGAGGTCAGGGGCACCCCCGAGTCGTCCGGCAACCTGATCAGCTCGATCGTCCTCGAACCCGACGAGCTCGAGCGCCACAACCTGAAGATGGACGCCAAGTACAGGGACATCATGGCGAAGGAGGTGCGTTGCGAGGAGTACCGCACCGAGGATGCCGACCTGGTCGTCGTGGCCTACGGCGTGGTCAGCCGCATCGTCTACTCGGCCGTCGACGAGGCCCGGGCGGAGGGGCTGAAGGTGGGGCTGCTGCGTCCGATCACCCTCTGGCCGTTCCCGAGTGCCGCCATCGCGCGCCTGGCCGAAACGGCGCAGCGCTTCCTGGCCGTCGAACTCTCCACGGGCCAGATGGTCGAAGACGTGCAGCTGGCCGTGAACGGCCGGGCGCCGGTCCATTTCTACGGCCGCTGCGGCGGCATGGTCCCAGGCGGCAAGGAACTGCTGGCCGAGTTCAAGAAGGTCCTGGAAGGAGGCCAGTCGTGAAAACCTACGAGAAGAGCAACGGCTTCTACCAGGTCTTCGAGCGCAAGAGCGGGCCGGCCAAGGAGGCCACCCACTACTGCCCGGGCTGCGGGCACGGCAACATCCACAAGATGATCGCCGAGAGCCTCGAGGAACTGGGCCTGACCAAGCAGACCGTCTTCGTCTCGCCGGTGGGCTGCTCGGTCTTCGGCTACTACTACTTCGACTGCGGCAACTTCCAGGCGGCCCACGGGCGTGCGCCCGCGGTGGCCACGGCCGTCAAGCGGACCAATCCCGAGGCCATCGTCATCTCCTACCAGGGCGACGGCGACCTTGCGGCCATCGGCACCGCCGAAACGATCCACGCGGCCAACCGCGGCGAGAACATCACGGTGTTCTTCGTCAACAACGCCATCTACGGCATGACGGGCGGCCAGATGGCGCCCACGACCATGATCGGCCAGCGCTCGGCGACCACGCCCGGCGGTCGCGTGGAGGACCTCCACGGCAACCCGATCCGCATGGCCGAGATGCTGGCGACCCTGCCCGCACCGACCTACATCGAGCGCGTGGCCATCGGGCACAGCAAGCACATCATGAAGGCCCGCAAGGCCATCAAGAAGGCCCTGCAGATCCAGAAGGAGGGCAAGGGCTACAGCTTCGTCGAGATCGTCTCGGCCTGCCCCACCGGCTGGAAGATGGATCCGGTCCACGCCCGCGACTGGCTCGTCGACGACATGCTCAAGGTCTTCCCGCTGGGCGTGTTCAAGGACGAGAGCGACATCCGCGACGAGGGTGACTGGGATCGCCACTACGAGGACTTCGACACCGCCAAGGTGAACTCGTACCTCGACCGCATGAAGAGCGCCGTGGGCGAGATCGAGCCGAAGGAACTGCCCTTCGACCTGAACTGCAAGTTCGCCGGTTTCGGCGGCCAGGGCATCCTCACCCTCGGCCTCTTCCTGTCTCAGATCGGCATGAAGGCCGGCCAGAACGTCAGCTGGTTCCCGGCCTACGGTCCGGAGATGCGCGGCGGCACGGCCAACTGCTCGGTGAACCTGGCGAAGGACCGCATCGGCACGCCGCTCGTCGATCACCCCAACGTGCTGGTGGTCATGAACCAGCCCTCGCTCGACGCCTTCGAGAAGGACGTCGTCGACGGCGGCACGATCATCGTCGACACGACGGTGGTCGAGGGCAAGGCCGACCGCGGGCGCCTGAACGTGGTGGAGATCCCCGCCAGCGACATCGCCGACGAGGTGGGCACCGCGAAGGTGGCCAACGTGGTCGTGCTGGGCGCCCTGGTGGCCGCCACCGACGCGTTCACGCCGGAGTTCTGCGAGGACACCCTGCGGGCGATCATCAAGAAGAAGAGCCTGATCGACATGAACATGGAGGCCTTCCGGCGCGGCTACGACTACGTCCGGAAGAGCTAGCCGACGGGCCGACCGGGGCGTTGCCGCGTCCCGCGCTCCGGGCCGGCCCGCGCACGCCGTGGGCCGGCCCTTTCCTTCCGCAAGAGGTGCAGAGATGATCATCGGATTGCCGCGTTCCCTGACGCCCGACGAGTTCCGGGCGGCGTTGCCGCCCCGCGCCGTGGGCAACCTGACCCGCCTCGGCGCCGAGGTGCTGCTCGAGCGGGGCGCCGGAGCGGGCGCGGGCTTCGCCGACGACGCCTACGCCGCCGCCGGCGCGCGGGTCGTGGGCGAGGTGGACGAGCTCTATACCCGGTCCGACGTGCTGCTCATGGTGGACCGCCCGGATCCCGCGCGGCTCGACCTGCTGCACGAGGGCCAGGTCCTCATGGCCATGCTGCATCTGGCCGCCGGCGATCCGGCCGTGGTCGACGCCCTGCTCGCGCGCGGCTGCACGGCCATCGACTTCGCCACGATCCAGGACGAGCGCGGCAACCTGCCCGCCCTGCGGCCCCTGTCGCAGATCGCCGGCCGCATGGTGCCCCAGATCGCCGCCCGCTACCTGCAGACCGATCACGGCGGCCTGGGCATCCTGCTGGGCGGCGCCCCGGCCGTACCGCCGGCCGAGGTCGTGGTCATCGGC harbors:
- a CDS encoding enoyl-CoA hydratase/isomerase family protein is translated as MKGQGAVEYANILCRVDAGIASVTVNRPDKMNALNAATIGELDCCFAALAGDPAVRVVILTGAGEKAFVAGADIGELADLAAGAGERLAARGQALMNRIENLGKPVIAAINGFALGGGCELAMACTFRYAADGAKLGLPETGLGLIPGFGGTQRLPRLVGRGRAAEMILLGNMIGAVDAMAIGLVNKVYPREEFADSVRLVAEAIAGKSTLTTRLALQAVNDGQQVDQDSGCRLEAALFGIAAASADAHEGCAAFLAKRKPEFRDK
- a CDS encoding ferredoxin family protein: MSDRTAVDLPSMEVNEELCKGCQLCIDVCPKSVIAISEKLNSASYHPAYYTGADCTGCGLCFYACPEPGAIRVVKP
- a CDS encoding 3-methyl-2-oxobutanoate dehydrogenase subunit VorB, translating into MARQFMKGNDAIIVGALAAGCRAYYGYPITPASEIAHAAAQHFPALGGVFIQAESEVSAINMVYGTAGMGVRTMTASSSPGFSLKQEGLSYCAGAELPCVVVNIVRGGPGLGNIAPEQADYFQITKGGGHGNYRLITLAPNGAQEMCDLTMLAFDLADTYRNPACIMADGITGQMMEVVEIPEAKPVPFDHSSWEVRGTPESSGNLISSIVLEPDELERHNLKMDAKYRDIMAKEVRCEEYRTEDADLVVVAYGVVSRIVYSAVDEARAEGLKVGLLRPITLWPFPSAAIARLAETAQRFLAVELSTGQMVEDVQLAVNGRAPVHFYGRCGGMVPGGKELLAEFKKVLEGGQS
- a CDS encoding 2-oxoacid:acceptor oxidoreductase family protein, which produces MIAESLEELGLTKQTVFVSPVGCSVFGYYYFDCGNFQAAHGRAPAVATAVKRTNPEAIVISYQGDGDLAAIGTAETIHAANRGENITVFFVNNAIYGMTGGQMAPTTMIGQRSATTPGGRVEDLHGNPIRMAEMLATLPAPTYIERVAIGHSKHIMKARKAIKKALQIQKEGKGYSFVEIVSACPTGWKMDPVHARDWLVDDMLKVFPLGVFKDESDIRDEGDWDRHYEDFDTAKVNSYLDRMKSAVGEIEPKELPFDLNCKFAGFGGQGILTLGLFLSQIGMKAGQNVSWFPAYGPEMRGGTANCSVNLAKDRIGTPLVDHPNVLVVMNQPSLDAFEKDVVDGGTIIVDTTVVEGKADRGRLNVVEIPASDIADEVGTAKVANVVVLGALVAATDAFTPEFCEDTLRAIIKKKSLIDMNMEAFRRGYDYVRKS